The proteins below are encoded in one region of Nitrospirota bacterium:
- the asnB gene encoding asparagine synthase (glutamine-hydrolyzing), whose translation MSGIVGSYNLNGKPAEPLVIRRMTNRLAHRGPDGLTCWLDGPVSLGHAMLQTTPESLFERQPLCEGALCLTLDGRIDNRDELRTALESHGATMRSDTDAELVLRAYQCWGNDCPIHLLGDFAFAIWDATKHELFCARDQMGIRPFYYFANDRTFLFASELRPLLDHAEVQPELNEGMIGEYLACQITSQEETLYRHLLRLPPGHCLTVSPGRFRVTRYWDFDSSKELHYGNDEAYRDHFLALLTESVRCRLRSHKSVGCYLSGGLDSSSVVCLAASLKKNGLATQGLETFSLLFPGLACDESPYIQDIVQQWDIPSNTICLEAEPEASFVECAKRDRDFPGYPNGTMGNPLRALARDRGVRVLLTGTGGDEWLTGSYLGAGDLLRQGKLQTLHRRLRNDFGATGFLDTFDMALRYGLWPLFPQAMRQIIRQGLGRHGLLSWLNPDFARRIHLRDRIQLEPDRSSCASLAQADIALTLKSGWWPHMFEIEDRAASWFALEERHPFADRRLAEFAVSLPEDQRWRGQQTKYLLRQAMRGILPETVRQRTTKAEFSTVFLQALRTLGGSHFFDSLQITAMGWVDADKIRQAYSNIEAGATNNPDSAPSGLWSLWMVIGIELWLRHMADRDRSSEETALHWKPAAQLA comes from the coding sequence ATGAGCGGCATCGTCGGCAGCTACAATCTGAATGGCAAACCGGCAGAGCCTCTCGTGATCAGACGCATGACGAACCGCCTCGCGCACCGTGGACCGGACGGGCTGACCTGTTGGCTTGACGGGCCGGTCAGCTTGGGCCATGCCATGCTTCAGACCACCCCTGAATCGCTCTTCGAACGGCAGCCTCTCTGTGAGGGCGCCCTCTGCCTCACGCTGGATGGCCGGATCGACAACCGGGACGAACTACGAACAGCTCTTGAGTCTCATGGCGCAACCATGCGTAGCGACACCGATGCCGAACTGGTGCTGCGTGCCTACCAATGTTGGGGAAACGATTGCCCGATCCATCTCCTGGGCGACTTTGCCTTCGCCATCTGGGACGCCACCAAACACGAACTCTTCTGTGCTAGAGATCAGATGGGAATCAGACCCTTCTATTATTTCGCCAATGACCGGACCTTCCTCTTCGCCTCTGAGCTCCGCCCCCTGCTCGACCATGCCGAGGTCCAACCTGAGCTGAACGAAGGCATGATCGGAGAATACCTGGCCTGCCAGATCACCAGCCAGGAAGAAACCCTCTACCGCCATCTCTTGCGCCTTCCGCCCGGTCATTGCCTCACCGTGAGTCCTGGCCGGTTCCGGGTGACCAGATACTGGGACTTCGATTCCTCCAAAGAGCTCCATTATGGAAACGACGAAGCCTATCGCGATCATTTTCTGGCCCTCTTAACGGAATCGGTCCGCTGCCGTCTGCGGAGCCACAAGTCTGTCGGCTGTTACCTGAGCGGAGGGCTCGACTCCTCCTCGGTCGTCTGCCTCGCAGCCTCTCTCAAGAAAAACGGACTGGCCACTCAGGGCCTGGAAACATTCTCTCTGCTCTTTCCAGGACTGGCCTGCGATGAAAGCCCCTATATCCAGGACATAGTCCAACAGTGGGATATCCCCTCGAACACGATCTGCCTGGAAGCAGAACCGGAGGCATCATTTGTTGAATGCGCCAAGCGAGACCGCGACTTTCCCGGTTATCCGAATGGAACTATGGGGAACCCCTTGAGAGCCCTCGCCAGGGATCGCGGGGTTCGGGTGCTCCTGACCGGAACAGGCGGAGACGAATGGCTGACCGGCAGCTATCTCGGAGCAGGAGACCTCCTTCGCCAAGGAAAGCTTCAAACTTTACATCGCCGGCTCCGGAATGACTTTGGCGCAACAGGCTTTCTCGACACCTTCGACATGGCCCTGCGCTATGGCCTCTGGCCACTGTTTCCTCAAGCCATGCGCCAAATCATCAGGCAGGGACTGGGACGTCATGGACTTCTCTCCTGGCTCAACCCAGATTTTGCCAGAAGGATTCATTTGCGCGACCGGATCCAACTGGAGCCGGACCGGAGTTCCTGCGCGAGCCTGGCGCAAGCAGACATTGCCCTGACCCTCAAGAGCGGCTGGTGGCCCCATATGTTCGAAATCGAAGACCGTGCGGCCTCCTGGTTCGCACTGGAAGAACGGCATCCCTTTGCGGACCGTCGGCTCGCCGAATTTGCCGTATCGTTGCCGGAAGACCAACGTTGGCGAGGCCAGCAAACCAAATATCTCCTCCGCCAGGCGATGCGAGGCATCCTCCCAGAAACCGTGCGACAACGAACGACTAAGGCGGAATTCTCCACCGTCTTCCTCCAGGCTTTGCGCACCCTTGGAGGCAGCCATTTCTTCGACTCGTTACAGATCACGGCCATGGGCTGGGTCGATGCAGACAAGATTCGGCAGGCCTATTCCAACATAGAAGCCGGGGCAACCAATAATCCTGACTCAGCCCCATCCGGCCTCTGGTCTCTCTGGATGGTCATCGGAATCGAACTGTGGCTTAGACATATGGCAGACCGCGACCGTTCATCGGAAGAGACAGCTCTTCACTGGAAGCCTGCAGCCCAATTGGCGTAA
- a CDS encoding lasso peptide biosynthesis B2 protein, which produces MIRQKLQRLTDLSLRDWLWLPPLVLSALAIAMAVKLAPLPDIIRFLDRSARHPWIAFLQIGNRLHDLDELVRLTGLAARVVQGPGCCLSRSLLRFWLLRARQEPAELLIGVAKNGDLLQSHAWIEQQGLAIDAGHELNRTFVPVLRF; this is translated from the coding sequence TTGATCAGACAGAAACTCCAGCGGCTCACTGACCTTTCGCTCAGAGACTGGCTCTGGCTTCCACCGCTCGTCTTGTCGGCCCTCGCGATCGCCATGGCAGTCAAGCTCGCCCCGCTCCCTGACATTATCCGATTCCTCGACCGATCAGCCCGCCACCCTTGGATCGCCTTCCTGCAAATTGGCAATCGACTGCACGATCTGGACGAACTCGTCCGCCTGACCGGATTAGCTGCCAGGGTCGTCCAGGGGCCCGGTTGCTGCCTCAGCCGATCGCTGCTGCGTTTCTGGTTGCTCCGCGCCAGGCAAGAACCGGCCGAGTTGCTGATCGGCGTCGCAAAGAATGGAGACTTGCTTCAGAGTCATGCCTGGATCGAACAGCAAGGACTCGCCATCGATGCAGGTCACGAGCTGAACCGAACCTTCGTGCCTGTACTCCGGTTCTGA
- a CDS encoding 50S ribosomal protein L11 methyltransferase, with amino-acid sequence MSLILDEHRQYLSDLARLAAFRAAIQEVIKPGDVVVDLGAGTGILGLLACRAGAARVYSIESTGLIQLTRDICAANGCSDRTQFINELSAQASPPELADVVVADQIGCFGFEAGLFEYFRDARTRFLKPGGITIPSRIDLVVAPIDAQQLRDQVEFWNTAPAEFDFRPVRALAVNSSYPATFTPDQLLGDPAILASLAASNAPPSFLGLTATATVSRPGTLHGIGGWFSATLSPSITLTNSPLSENRIDRQNMFFPIDQPVPVVLGDRILITMNILPTDMVITWNVAVLGATGDVIKASFSHSTFHGMLLSKESLQKAKPDFVPILTPRGDARRTVLELCNGKSTLAEIERETYRRHSTLFRSLDEAAKFVTEVTTRNTL; translated from the coding sequence TTGTCGCTCATCCTGGATGAACACCGCCAGTACCTCTCCGATCTGGCTCGCCTAGCCGCCTTTCGTGCTGCCATTCAGGAAGTCATCAAGCCTGGCGACGTCGTCGTGGACCTTGGTGCAGGAACCGGCATTCTAGGCCTGCTCGCCTGCCGAGCCGGCGCTGCACGCGTCTACTCGATCGAGAGCACCGGCCTGATCCAGCTCACCAGAGACATCTGCGCAGCCAATGGATGCAGCGATCGAACCCAGTTCATCAACGAGCTGTCCGCCCAAGCCTCGCCCCCGGAACTGGCGGATGTCGTCGTCGCCGACCAGATCGGCTGTTTCGGTTTCGAAGCAGGTCTCTTTGAATATTTCCGTGATGCGCGAACTCGATTTCTCAAGCCAGGCGGAATCACGATTCCTTCGCGAATCGACCTAGTCGTCGCACCGATCGACGCGCAACAGCTGCGAGACCAGGTCGAGTTCTGGAATACGGCCCCAGCAGAATTCGACTTTCGTCCGGTCAGAGCCCTCGCGGTCAATAGCAGCTACCCGGCCACCTTCACCCCTGACCAACTCCTAGGTGACCCGGCGATCCTGGCTTCCCTCGCCGCCTCCAATGCGCCCCCGTCCTTCCTGGGTCTGACGGCGACTGCGACGGTCTCCCGACCTGGGACTCTTCATGGAATTGGTGGATGGTTTTCAGCAACTTTGTCTCCATCGATCACGCTGACCAACTCGCCCCTGAGCGAAAACAGGATCGATCGCCAGAACATGTTTTTCCCCATCGACCAGCCGGTCCCTGTCGTCCTCGGTGACCGCATCCTCATCACCATGAACATCCTGCCGACTGACATGGTGATCACCTGGAACGTGGCTGTACTGGGAGCCACCGGAGACGTCATCAAGGCCAGCTTCTCCCATTCGACCTTCCACGGCATGCTCCTATCGAAGGAATCGTTACAGAAAGCCAAGCCTGATTTCGTCCCGATCCTCACCCCCAGGGGCGACGCCAGACGAACAGTCCTGGAACTCTGTAATGGCAAGAGCACTCTCGCGGAAATCGAGCGCGAAACCTACCGGCGCCATTCAACACTGTTCCGCAGCCTCGATGAAGCAGCGAAATTCGTTACCGAAGTCACGACCCGCAATACCCTATGA
- a CDS encoding HD domain-containing protein, giving the protein MQPEAPKSEIPSQPSVPTSTGALEAPRSLLIAEVLEESVPPVQAPAPVAIQPAVDWYIKAEAALLVVTKSIRMQQPFSLGDLPAIASGMATSLVQDDTLMVRAISHQSGPSLVGNLVHTAIFALKIGMGMGYRSDELSRLALASLVHDLGMFLLPEQMLDEAGRWSKDRIDLLHNHPVQGAELLRRAAPDALWISEIVMQEHERLDGTGYPKGLKGPQIHEMALVIGMADVLDAMLRTRLNRKAMLPHEAVRLLLSRERAGFPTRAFKSLLNQFSLFPSGTWVKLSSGDIGSVVQSNPRFPLRPIVKVVIDQVGLRLREPREIDLCKTPLISVLEIVDKL; this is encoded by the coding sequence GTGCAACCTGAGGCGCCGAAGTCGGAAATTCCGTCTCAGCCGTCGGTCCCAACAAGCACAGGAGCCCTGGAGGCGCCTCGTTCCCTGTTGATCGCGGAAGTGCTGGAAGAGTCAGTTCCACCGGTGCAAGCTCCAGCGCCGGTCGCCATACAGCCGGCTGTCGACTGGTACATCAAGGCGGAGGCGGCACTGCTGGTGGTTACCAAGTCCATCCGCATGCAGCAGCCGTTTTCTCTCGGTGATCTTCCTGCGATTGCCAGTGGCATGGCCACGTCTCTTGTTCAAGATGACACGCTCATGGTGCGAGCCATTTCCCATCAGAGCGGTCCGTCGCTTGTCGGCAATCTGGTTCATACTGCCATCTTTGCCCTCAAGATCGGTATGGGCATGGGCTATCGATCGGATGAGCTCTCGCGGCTGGCGTTGGCATCGCTGGTGCACGATTTAGGCATGTTCCTTTTGCCTGAGCAGATGCTGGATGAGGCAGGCCGATGGTCGAAGGATCGAATCGACTTGCTCCATAATCATCCGGTGCAGGGTGCGGAGTTGTTGCGACGGGCGGCGCCGGATGCGCTATGGATCTCCGAGATCGTGATGCAGGAACATGAACGGCTGGACGGCACCGGTTATCCAAAGGGATTGAAGGGACCCCAGATTCATGAGATGGCATTGGTTATCGGGATGGCGGACGTGCTCGACGCGATGTTGCGGACTAGATTGAATCGGAAAGCCATGTTGCCGCACGAAGCGGTCCGCCTCCTCCTTTCTCGTGAGCGGGCGGGCTTTCCGACAAGGGCTTTTAAGAGCCTCCTCAATCAATTTTCACTGTTTCCGTCCGGTACCTGGGTCAAACTGTCATCGGGCGATATCGGATCAGTTGTGCAGTCGAATCCACGATTCCCGCTCCGTCCCATCGTGAAGGTCGTGATTGATCAGGTTGGACTGCGCCTGCGTGAGCCCAGGGAAATCGATCTCTGCAAGACTCCGCTCATCAGCGTCCTCGAGATTGTGGACAAACTCTAG
- a CDS encoding AAA family ATPase: MAQSDLNLIDFWLIVRKRKAIVLFTMALVSVFTAIMPYLVGPDPTFKTSARVRYERSTTATGLLQETVSVSEGNDIATQAEVIRSFPVMKRVAKQLGLIAQNLDEQTIEKAIEEKSVQQSPEFLTVIYGLQSKIEATQEGTTNIIKVTATADDPKKAERYATLTAEAYREENIYNRNRQVIEARRFVEGQLQALEVSLREAEQALTSFKEQEGQVFVTEEAREALIQYQQLEAQQEKLLRVKKEVLNQLESLKKVGAIGTTSNRVYSDEVEALISTLNRRMVDLTQERNNLLINYTPEHALVKELDRKVKNVKEEMIRELEGKLGTFSEREQAIQESIVRYKDRYLSLPQAAIRLSRLERDVLVNSNLYAALKSKHQEFMIKGAERIEEVSIIEPAVEPTRPINAPNLPVNAFVGLLMGALVGLVAAFLKESLDTSIGTIEEVEAYLKVPVLGVIPRVDRKEIERDIQQGFKEKLASETMDLYCHLVSLFDPQSPLAEGYRSLRTVIEFTGVAQGRKVLAFVSAGAQEGKSTSAVNLAISLAQDGKRVLLVDADLRKPILHERLGLEQVPGLSEVLLGAVPYTEAIRTVTDLILGKLGVDTVINAPGLDNLNILTSGRRPENPAEFMNSPRLKELIATVKAEYDVTIFDCPPILPVTDGVTLGSKVDGVVIVYQVGKVGRNALKRAKSLLENANATVLGIVLSNVSAELTPDYEAYGARYK; this comes from the coding sequence ATGGCTCAATCCGATCTCAATCTCATCGATTTTTGGCTGATCGTTCGGAAACGGAAAGCGATAGTGCTGTTTACTATGGCGCTGGTCTCCGTGTTCACAGCGATCATGCCCTACCTGGTTGGGCCTGACCCCACATTTAAGACCTCAGCGCGCGTCCGCTATGAGCGATCGACGACCGCCACGGGCCTGCTTCAAGAAACGGTTTCTGTGTCCGAAGGCAACGATATCGCCACGCAAGCCGAGGTGATCCGCAGTTTTCCGGTGATGAAACGGGTTGCCAAACAGTTGGGGCTCATTGCGCAGAATCTCGATGAGCAAACGATTGAGAAAGCCATCGAGGAGAAAAGCGTCCAGCAGTCTCCTGAATTCCTGACCGTCATTTATGGCCTCCAAAGCAAGATTGAGGCGACGCAGGAAGGCACTACCAACATCATTAAGGTCACGGCGACCGCCGATGATCCGAAGAAGGCCGAGCGGTATGCAACCTTGACCGCCGAAGCCTATCGAGAAGAAAATATCTACAACCGGAATCGGCAAGTGATCGAGGCCAGGCGGTTTGTGGAGGGGCAACTTCAGGCATTGGAAGTCAGCCTGCGCGAGGCCGAGCAGGCACTGACGTCCTTCAAGGAGCAAGAGGGGCAGGTCTTCGTCACAGAAGAGGCCAGGGAGGCGCTCATCCAGTACCAGCAGTTGGAGGCGCAGCAGGAAAAATTGCTCCGGGTCAAAAAAGAGGTGCTCAACCAGCTGGAGTCGCTCAAAAAGGTCGGAGCGATCGGTACGACGTCCAATCGGGTTTATTCCGATGAGGTCGAGGCGCTGATCAGTACGTTGAATAGGCGGATGGTGGATCTCACGCAGGAGCGGAATAATTTACTGATTAACTATACGCCCGAACATGCCCTAGTCAAGGAATTGGACCGCAAGGTCAAGAACGTCAAGGAGGAAATGATCCGGGAACTTGAGGGCAAGCTCGGCACGTTTTCGGAGCGAGAACAGGCGATCCAGGAATCCATTGTTCGCTATAAGGATCGCTACCTGAGTCTCCCGCAGGCGGCGATCCGGTTATCGAGGCTGGAACGGGATGTCCTGGTGAACAGTAATTTGTACGCCGCGCTGAAGTCCAAACATCAGGAGTTCATGATCAAGGGGGCTGAGCGGATCGAAGAGGTTTCGATCATCGAGCCGGCGGTTGAGCCGACCCGGCCGATCAATGCGCCCAACCTTCCCGTGAATGCGTTCGTGGGGTTGTTGATGGGCGCCTTGGTGGGCCTCGTAGCGGCCTTTCTGAAAGAATCGTTGGATACATCCATCGGGACGATCGAGGAGGTCGAGGCCTATCTCAAGGTGCCGGTACTGGGCGTGATCCCCCGCGTCGATCGAAAGGAGATCGAGCGGGACATTCAGCAGGGGTTCAAGGAGAAATTGGCGTCCGAGACGATGGATCTGTACTGCCATCTCGTCAGTTTATTCGATCCACAATCTCCCTTGGCGGAAGGGTATCGGTCGTTGCGCACGGTGATCGAGTTTACCGGCGTAGCGCAAGGGCGGAAGGTTCTGGCCTTTGTCAGCGCCGGGGCACAGGAAGGAAAGTCCACCAGCGCGGTTAATCTAGCCATTTCGCTGGCGCAGGACGGGAAGCGCGTATTGCTGGTGGACGCGGACCTTCGGAAGCCGATCCTTCATGAACGGCTGGGATTGGAGCAGGTTCCCGGCCTCAGCGAAGTGTTGCTGGGTGCCGTGCCCTATACCGAAGCGATTCGGACCGTGACGGATTTGATACTGGGGAAATTGGGGGTGGACACGGTGATCAATGCGCCGGGTCTCGACAATCTGAACATCTTGACGTCGGGACGGCGACCAGAGAACCCTGCCGAATTTATGAATTCGCCGAGGCTCAAGGAATTGATCGCGACGGTGAAAGCGGAGTACGACGTCACGATCTTCGATTGTCCGCCGATTCTGCCGGTGACCGATGGTGTCACGCTCGGCTCAAAGGTAGACGGCGTCGTGATTGTCTATCAAGTCGGCAAGGTCGGGCGCAATGCGCTCAAGCGGGCCAAGTCGCTGCTGGAAAATGCCAACGCGACGGTGCTCGGGATCGTCTTGAGCAACGTCAGTGCGGAGCTGACTCCCGATTACGAGGCATATGGGGCCCGGTACAAATAA
- a CDS encoding AAA family ATPase encodes MHYEAYWGLKTAPFENVPDSTFYFPSRKHEEGLQRLLYGVEARKGAVLLTGEVGCGKTTLSRLFVQRLAHDRYDVALIANPSMDSQDFLGEVLYQLGVTATDNKLDRLHQLNEHLLDNLRREKETVLIIDEAQTVKDDVVFEELRLLLNFQMNDRFLLTLILIGQPELNGRINAIEPFAQRVAIRFHLTAFDLEETIRYVEYRLKLAGGGAASDFFKRGGRVAVPELQGSPTGN; translated from the coding sequence GTGCATTATGAAGCGTATTGGGGGTTGAAAACCGCCCCTTTTGAAAATGTGCCGGACTCGACATTTTATTTCCCCTCACGGAAACATGAGGAGGGGTTGCAGCGACTGCTTTATGGTGTGGAGGCACGGAAAGGTGCGGTGTTGCTGACCGGGGAAGTTGGATGTGGAAAGACCACATTAAGCCGTTTGTTTGTCCAGCGTCTTGCACATGATCGGTACGATGTCGCCCTCATTGCCAATCCCTCCATGGATTCTCAGGATTTCCTGGGAGAGGTCCTCTATCAATTGGGTGTCACGGCGACTGACAATAAATTAGACCGGCTCCACCAACTCAACGAGCATCTACTGGACAACCTGCGGCGTGAAAAAGAAACGGTTCTGATTATTGACGAGGCCCAAACGGTCAAGGACGACGTAGTCTTTGAAGAATTGCGCCTGTTGTTGAACTTTCAGATGAACGACCGGTTTCTTCTGACCTTGATTCTGATCGGACAACCGGAGCTGAATGGCAGAATCAACGCGATTGAGCCGTTTGCCCAGAGAGTGGCGATCCGATTCCATTTGACGGCCTTCGATTTAGAGGAAACCATCCGCTATGTCGAGTATCGTCTTAAGCTGGCCGGGGGGGGAGCAGCGTCCGATTTTTTCAAGCGAGGCGGTCGAGTTGCTGTTCCAGAGCTCCAAGGGAGTCCCACGGGTAATTAA
- a CDS encoding Lrp/AsnC ligand binding domain-containing protein, whose protein sequence is MKKTKPAAAALSKPSKNASALTETPGIRYRAPESASPTVPCTIQAPVDGGVVMSDRAYILIDVLPGRTSDVVKALSEITQIKTIDPCWGKPDIIVIVEVQNQDALTQLVLSRIHEIDGVSKTDTHLVYRLKDNTAA, encoded by the coding sequence ATGAAGAAGACAAAGCCTGCCGCCGCAGCTCTCTCCAAACCATCGAAGAACGCTTCCGCATTGACAGAAACGCCAGGCATCCGCTACCGTGCCCCAGAATCTGCCAGTCCCACGGTACCCTGTACCATTCAGGCTCCCGTGGACGGCGGGGTGGTCATGTCGGATCGGGCCTACATACTAATCGATGTCCTGCCGGGACGGACGAGCGATGTGGTCAAGGCTCTCTCCGAAATCACGCAGATCAAGACCATCGACCCCTGTTGGGGGAAACCGGATATCATTGTCATAGTGGAAGTCCAGAACCAGGATGCGCTGACCCAGTTGGTACTGAGCCGGATTCACGAAATCGATGGTGTGTCGAAGACCGATACCCATCTCGTCTATCGCTTGAAGGACAATACCGCCGCATGA
- a CDS encoding lasso RiPP family leader peptide-containing protein has product MAQEPVPTDKKKPYRSPTLTEYGNVAKLTEEKEGSKADGRSGMLMFTQKQDK; this is encoded by the coding sequence ATGGCTCAAGAACCAGTCCCGACCGACAAGAAAAAACCCTATCGCTCCCCCACCCTGACAGAATACGGAAACGTGGCCAAGCTCACGGAAGAGAAGGAGGGATCAAAAGCGGACGGAAGGTCTGGCATGCTCATGTTCACACAGAAGCAGGATAAATGA
- a CDS encoding PqqD family protein codes for MNIRIPSDVVFRDLSGEGVLLNLATGTYFGLDEVGTKCWHLIGSQGTLENIVTALLPEYEVDEPRLRSDLTRLLQQLTDKGLVVIDQTETPAAH; via the coding sequence ATGAATATCCGCATCCCTAGCGATGTCGTCTTTCGAGATCTGTCAGGCGAGGGAGTCTTATTGAACCTGGCCACCGGCACCTACTTCGGGCTCGATGAGGTCGGCACGAAATGCTGGCACCTGATCGGCTCACAGGGAACGTTGGAGAACATCGTCACGGCCCTGTTGCCCGAGTATGAGGTTGACGAACCGCGACTCCGAAGCGATCTCACACGGCTCCTCCAGCAACTGACCGACAAAGGACTCGTCGTAATTGATCAGACAGAAACTCCAGCGGCTCACTGA
- a CDS encoding polysaccharide export protein: MSALAGLGRVAISLLLGLSAGCANPSQPEKGIAESLGADGTLPPIVAKQDPDTIIEPGDTLEIIVRRGAGEEKYAATVLTSGVITVSFQDINVRGLTEVEAEARVSKELSAVIKNPRVQVRLAQKRIQKPKNFYIFGEVKAAGKQVMERDATLLHALGQAGGYTDVAALDRVIIISRPKSSAENPVIRVANVQRFLKEGDLREDLPLNDNDVIFVPRDKIGDWNHYYTKAVMPVLNSLLQATSAVFIGKTLQVLFATPSPSSQTAVGVGCWIARVLYGAHAWQVPVLRWYIWGPFSEHWYGRLFADLYLQYGERVAHLLRQHPGLQTLVKPLFDRFLEAAISTAREGPGAGADGSVFAPLVSYLSSRT, encoded by the coding sequence ATGTCTGCCCTCGCAGGGCTCGGACGAGTAGCCATTTCGTTGTTGCTGGGCCTCTCTGCTGGTTGTGCGAATCCGTCTCAGCCAGAGAAGGGGATCGCAGAAAGTCTTGGCGCTGACGGGACTTTGCCCCCTATAGTAGCCAAGCAGGACCCGGATACGATTATCGAGCCAGGCGATACGCTTGAAATCATTGTGCGACGTGGCGCGGGCGAGGAGAAGTATGCGGCGACGGTGCTAACAAGCGGGGTGATCACCGTCTCCTTCCAGGACATTAACGTCCGTGGACTGACAGAGGTTGAAGCGGAAGCCCGTGTCTCCAAGGAATTGTCCGCCGTAATTAAAAATCCTCGTGTCCAAGTCAGGCTGGCTCAAAAGCGCATACAGAAACCGAAAAATTTTTACATTTTCGGCGAGGTCAAGGCGGCGGGAAAACAGGTGATGGAACGAGATGCGACCCTTCTGCATGCGTTGGGGCAGGCAGGAGGCTATACGGATGTGGCGGCTCTTGACAGGGTGATTATCATTTCGAGACCCAAGTCTTCTGCGGAAAACCCCGTGATTCGGGTGGCCAATGTGCAGCGATTTTTGAAGGAAGGGGATCTGAGGGAGGACCTTCCGCTGAATGATAACGATGTGATTTTTGTCCCCAGGGATAAGATCGGCGATTGGAACCATTACTACACCAAGGCCGTTATGCCGGTTTTAAACTCTTTGCTCCAGGCCACCAGTGCGGTGTTTATCGGCAAGACCCTCCAGGTGCTGTTTGCCACACCGAGTCCAAGCTCACAGACCGCGGTGGGGGTCGGTTGTTGGATCGCCCGAGTGCTCTATGGCGCCCATGCCTGGCAGGTGCCGGTCTTGCGTTGGTACATATGGGGGCCCTTTTCTGAGCATTGGTATGGTCGGCTGTTCGCCGACCTCTATCTGCAATATGGGGAGAGAGTGGCGCATCTCCTGCGTCAACATCCAGGACTGCAGACCCTCGTGAAGCCTCTGTTCGATCGCTTTCTCGAAGCGGCAATCTCAACTGCTCGTGAAGGGCCAGGGGCAGGGGCGGATGGCTCAGTTTTCGCACCTCTGGTCTCTTACCTCTCGTCTCGTACCTGA
- a CDS encoding nucleotidyltransferase family protein yields MKSDQQDRLCFPLSHKDEVLLCLAHPKLSTKRSQRLANLLVSPTDWAELLDQADRHGITPLLHHHLKQAPALTIPETTRTTLAERSRSCLAWNLRLSHELLYLLDRFNEAGIPVMPLKGLYLADLLYKDSALRPTSDLDLLVKVQDFEASQQILEEAGCTKLADEEQGAEYHVSYVTTNERAGHVLIELHRALGESHVAGLDIEAVWRSATPIIWEGRTIWTMAIPDLFLYTCLHAVKDGLASIRSLLDITLLLERYGQNLPWQELTQRVKQARIETPVSLSLLLSRELLEASLPSEFLAAIRPSRNLSRLLGQALFRWRGGVLHVPQELLVGPFMALLMLCWEDSLKGKRRHLRRNLLPSEKLQGRWISQTHTSTPFRRYQAWLWEICLRLTSQLTARSHSRQPGAPRH; encoded by the coding sequence ATGAAATCTGACCAGCAAGACAGGCTCTGCTTCCCCTTGAGCCATAAAGACGAAGTACTCCTCTGCCTGGCCCATCCGAAGCTGAGCACGAAACGGAGCCAACGATTAGCCAACCTCCTGGTTTCCCCCACGGACTGGGCGGAACTCCTCGACCAGGCAGACCGGCATGGGATCACACCTCTGCTCCATCATCACCTGAAGCAGGCTCCCGCTCTCACGATTCCCGAGACAACAAGAACGACATTGGCCGAGAGATCCCGTTCCTGCCTGGCCTGGAATCTCCGCCTCAGTCACGAACTGCTCTATCTCTTAGACCGATTCAACGAGGCAGGCATTCCCGTCATGCCCTTGAAAGGCCTCTACCTGGCCGATCTCCTCTACAAAGACTCCGCCCTGCGCCCGACGTCGGATCTCGATCTCCTGGTGAAGGTCCAAGATTTTGAGGCAAGCCAGCAGATCCTCGAAGAAGCAGGCTGCACGAAACTGGCGGATGAGGAGCAAGGAGCGGAATACCACGTCTCCTATGTCACGACCAATGAACGAGCGGGACACGTGCTGATCGAATTACATAGGGCCCTGGGGGAAAGTCATGTGGCAGGACTCGACATCGAAGCGGTCTGGCGCTCGGCTACTCCGATCATCTGGGAAGGACGGACGATCTGGACAATGGCCATCCCGGACCTCTTCCTCTACACCTGCCTCCATGCCGTAAAGGATGGGCTGGCCTCGATACGATCCTTACTCGACATCACTTTGTTGCTGGAGCGCTATGGCCAGAACTTGCCCTGGCAGGAACTGACACAACGAGTGAAACAAGCGAGGATCGAGACCCCCGTCTCTCTCAGCCTTCTCTTGAGCCGTGAGCTGTTGGAAGCCTCTCTCCCCTCAGAATTTCTGGCAGCCATCCGGCCCTCGCGAAACCTGAGCCGGCTCCTCGGCCAGGCGCTCTTCAGATGGAGAGGCGGAGTCCTGCATGTGCCGCAAGAATTGCTCGTGGGACCCTTCATGGCCCTGCTGATGTTGTGCTGGGAGGACTCGCTCAAAGGAAAACGGCGGCACCTACGTCGCAACCTACTGCCCTCAGAGAAGCTGCAAGGCCGCTGGATATCGCAAACGCACACCTCGACACCATTCCGTCGCTACCAGGCCTGGCTCTGGGAAATCTGCCTTCGTCTCACCAGTCAACTGACTGCCCGCTCCCATTCCAGACAGCCAGGCGCTCCGCGCCATTAA